A genomic segment from Verrucomicrobiota bacterium encodes:
- the rpmI gene encoding 50S ribosomal protein L35, which translates to MPKPIARRKTKKAVAKRFKVTATGKVLRSRAGRRHLLASKSAKRKRQLAKTTLVDVTDERRIKENLPFH; encoded by the coding sequence ATGCCTAAGCCCATTGCGAGACGCAAGACGAAGAAAGCGGTGGCGAAGCGCTTCAAGGTGACCGCGACCGGTAAGGTGTTGCGGAGCCGTGCGGGGCGCCGGCACCTGCTCGCCTCAAAAAGCGCCAAGCGCAAGCGGCAGCTTGCGAAAACCACTTTGGTCGATGTGACCGACGAGCGTCGAATTAAAGAGAACCTGCCGTTCCATTAA
- the rplT gene encoding 50S ribosomal protein L20, translating to MPRATNAPASRERRKRMLEKAKGYRGRRSKLFRYAKDAVMKAQTWAYRDRKNRKRDFRSLWIQRINAACRQNGLTYSRFVEGLAAAQIAVDRKILAELAVHDEAAFKAILDQASQALKSKQAA from the coding sequence ATGCCAAGAGCAACTAACGCTCCCGCAAGTCGCGAACGCCGGAAAAGAATGTTGGAAAAGGCCAAGGGTTACCGCGGCCGGCGATCCAAACTGTTCCGTTACGCCAAAGATGCGGTCATGAAGGCGCAGACCTGGGCTTACCGGGACCGCAAGAATCGGAAACGCGATTTTCGCAGCCTTTGGATTCAACGCATTAACGCTGCCTGCCGTCAAAATGGGCTGACGTACAGCCGATTTGTGGAAGGATTGGCGGCTGCGCAGATCGCGGTTGATCGCAAGATCCTGGCCGAATTGGCCGTACATGATGAAGCTGCGTTCAAGGCGATTCTGGACCAAGCGTCCCAGGCGCTGAAATCCAAGCAGGCAGCCTGA